One genomic window of Elaeis guineensis isolate ETL-2024a chromosome 2, EG11, whole genome shotgun sequence includes the following:
- the LOC105048138 gene encoding uncharacterized protein: MEEDGGSPILMVSPSFREAVAEDGGDRLAAAVESPQKISAAPEHHYEVEDDDDDTSEDFEFAFVIKDPDSGTAITADEIFSNGQIRPVYPVFNRDLLLAGGGGGGGSGESVEVKTVRLPLRTLLIEERNASSGLASSSSSSEMEELDEIPPGTYCVWTPGSVPPSPARCKKSSSTGSSLRWRIRDLVRRSRSDGKEKFVFLAAEEKNPGRSSEKKKKGKAEEAAVAAAAAEDEEREMKGKERRGGKKEVKATKVDMVTAHRIYYGSRSGGGQTAKGGRRSFLPYKPALVGFFANVNGLSRTHHPY, encoded by the coding sequence ATGGAAGAGGATGGAGGAAGCCCGATCCTTATGGTTTCCCCCAGCTTCCGAGAGGCGGTGGCGGAGGACGGTGGCGATCGCCTCGCCGCCGCCGTCGAGTCCCCACAGAAGATATCCGCCGCCCCGGAGCATCACTACGAAGTGGAGGATGACGATGACGACACGAGCGAGGACTTCGAATTCGCCTTCGTAATCAAAGATCCGGATTCCGGCACGGCGATCACCGCCGACGAGATTttctccaacggacaaattcgcCCCGTGTACCCGGTCTTCAACCGGGATTTGCTCCTtgccggcggcggcggcggcggtggcaGCGGTGAGTCTGTGGAAGTGAAGACGGTGCGGCTGCCGTTGAGGACGCTGTTGATCGAGGAGAGGAACGCGTCGTCCGGGTTGgcgtcgtcgtcgtcgtcgtccGAGATGGAGGAGCTGGATGAAATCCCGCCGGGGACGTACTGCGTGTGGACGCCGGGTTCGGTGCCACCGTCGCCGGCGCGGTGCAAGAAGAGCAGCTCCACCGGGTCATCGCTCCGGTGGCGGATACGGGACCTCGTCAGGCGGAGCCGCAGCGACGGAAAGGAGAAGTTCGTATTCCTAGCGGCGGAGGAGAAAAACCCTGGCCGGAgctccgagaagaagaagaagggcaagGCGGAGGAggcggcggtggcggcggcggcggcggaggacgAGGAGCGGGAGATGAAGGGGAAGGAGAGGAGAGGGGGGAAGAAGGAGGTTAAGGCGACCAAGGTGGATATGGTCACCGCTCACCGGATCTACTACGGGAGTAGGAGCGGGGGAGGGCAAACGGCGAAGGGCGGGCGGCGTTCGTTCCTGCCGTACAAGCCGGCACTCGTCGGTTTCTTCGCCAATGTGAACGGGCTTAGCCGGACCCACCATCCCtactga
- the LOC105048145 gene encoding probable phospholipid-transporting ATPase 8 isoform X2, which produces MPGKRRRALHLCEMGSFPCARPPPAGDGGGGAGYSRVVYCNDPGCPEATQLDYPGNAISTTRYTVANFIPKSLFEQFRRVANVFFLIVGIVSFSPLAPYRAVSVLLPLIVVVGATMIKEAFEDWRRKKQDIEVNNRKVQVYDGTRAFYQTEWKKLRVGDIVKVEKDEFFPADLLFLSSSFDDGICYVETMNLDGETNLKRKQCLEVTTTLHNECSFHKFKALIRCEDPNEKLYSFIGTMQYQGAQYPLAPQQILLRDSKLRNTQHIYGVVIFTGHDTKVMQNAMDPPSKRSNIERRMDKIVYVLFSGLVLIASTGSIFFGIKTKGEISDRNYRWYIRPDKSSIYFDPSRVALAAFFHFLTSLMLYGCLIPISLYISIEIVKVLQSTFINQDREMYCEETDKPACARTSNLNEELGQVNTILSDKTGTLTCNSMEFVKCSIGGVGYGSGLSEAEEAVRRGSQYESSELKDPPISSEGYNCAAVTRKSVKGFNFKDDRLMNRQWIKEPQSDVIQKFFRILAICHTAIPLVNNSSGDISYEAESPDEAAFVTAARELGFQFYERTQTSISLHEFDPNIGRKVDRTYKLLNILEFSSTRKRMSVIVKTEEDQLLLFCKGADSVIFERLAKNGQEFEAKTKCHINYYSEAGLRTLAIAYRKLSVEEYKKWHEEFLLAKSSVNADRDAIVDETAEKIERDLILVGATAVEDRLQKGVPECINKLAQAGIKIWILTGDKLETAINIGYACQVLRKCMKQIVITLDTPDIDALKKGENNAIEKALHESVAKQIRDAHSQVSVLKGSSGLFALIIDGNSLAFALSRSLENLFLDLAVDCAFVICCRTSPKQKALVTRLVKRSTRKTTLAIGDGANDVGMLQEADIGVGISGVEGMQAVMSSDFAIAQFRFLERLLLVHGHWCYRRIAAMPAYNDWYISFYNVAFTSLPVIALGVFDKDVPSRICLKFPSLHQDGVHNIFFSWPRILGWMLNGVCSSVIIYYFTTSAILQQPFNKDGHGAGTDILGAAMYTCVVWTVNCQLALCLGYFTWIHHVFIWGSIFFWYIFLIIYGSFPPTISTTAYRVFLEACAPSPLYWLSTLFVVISALLPYFLYSTFQRTFFPKYYNIIQSVRLENH; this is translated from the exons ATGCCGGGAAAGAGGCGGAGAGCGCTCCATCTCTGCGAGATGGGCTCGTTCCCCTGCGCCCGCCCTCCTCCGGCTGGCGACGGGGGCGGAGGAGCGGGCTACTCGAGGGTAGTATACTGCAACGATCCGGGGTGCCCGGAGGCGACGCAGCTCGACTACCCGGGGAATGCCATCTCCACCACCAGATATACGGTCGCCAACTTCATCCCCAAGTCCCTCTTCGAGCAGTTTCGGCGGGTGGCGAACGTGTTCTTCCTCATCGTCGGCATCGTCTCCTTCAGCCCCCTCGCCCCTTACCGGGCCGTCAGCGTCCTTTTGCCGCTTATCGTGGTCGTGGGGGCCACCATGATCAAGGAGGCCTTTGAGGACTGGCGGCGAAAGAAGCAG GATATAGAGGTCAATAATCGAAAGGTCCAAGTATATGATGGGACTCGTGCTTTTTACCAAACAGAATGGAAGAAGCTTAGAGTTGGAGATATTGTTAAAGTGGAGAAGGATGAGTTCTTCCCTGCTGATCTGCTCTTTCTTTCTTCAAGTTTCGATGATGGCATTTGTTATGTTGAGACCATGAACCTTGATGGAGAGACAAACTTAAAACGAAAACAATGTTTGGAGGTAACAACAACCTTGCACAATGAATGTTCTTTTCACAAATTTAAAGCATTAATCAGATGTGAAGATCCAAATGAAAAATTGTATTCTTTCATTGGGACTATGCAATATCAAGGTGCACAATATCCCCTTGCACCACAACAAATTCTTCTGAGAGATTCTAAACTCCGAAACACCCAGCATATATATGGTGTAGTGATTTTCACAGGACATGACACTAAGGTAATGCAGAATGCAATGGATCCTCCTTCCAAGAGGAGTAATATTGAGAGGAGAATGGACAAGATTGTATATGTTCTTTTTTCAGGTCTGGTTCTTATCGCTTCCACTGGATCCATCTTTTTTGGAATCAAAACTAAGGGAGAAATTAGTGATAGAAATTATAGGTGGTATATAAGACCAGATAAATCATCTATCTACTTTGATCCTAGCAGAGTAGCACTGGCTGCTTTCTTTCACTTTCTGACTAGCCTTATGTTGTATGGTTGCTTGATCCCAATCTCATTATATATATCGATAGAGATAGTTAAGGTCTTACAGAGTACCTTCATTAATCAAGACCGGGAGATGTATTGTGAGGAAACTGATAAGCCTGCATGTGCTCGCACATCAAATTTGAATGAGGAACTTGGACAGGTGAATACTATACTATCAGATAAAACTGGTACACTGACATGCAACTCGATGGAGTTTGTGAAATGTTCCATAGGTGGTGTTGGTTATGGCAGTGGTTTGAGTGAAGCAGAGGAGGCTGTAAGAAGAGGATCACAGTATGAGTCGTCTGAACTTAAAGATCCACCTATCAGTTCTGAGGGGTATAACTGTGCTGCAGTCACTAGAAAATCAGTCAAGGGATTCAACTTTAAAGATGATCGATTGATGAATCGGCAGTGGATTAAGGAACCACAGTCAGATGTTATACAGAAGTTCTTCCGCATACTAGCAATCTGTCATACTGCCATTCCTTTGGTAAATAATTCTTCAGGTGATATTTCTTATGAAGCTGAGTCCCCAGATGAAGCAGCTTTTGTGACGGCTGCAAGGGAACTTGGTTTTCAATTTTATGAAAGAACCCAGACAAGCATCTCATTGCATGAGTTTGATCCTAACATTGGCAGAAAAGTTGATAG GACTTATAAACTTCTTAATATCTTAGAATTTAGCAGCACTCGCAAGAGAATGTCTGTAATTGTGAAAACTGAAGAGGATCAGCTATTGCTTTTTTGCAAGGGAGCAGACAG TGTGATCTTTGAAAGGCTTGCCAAGAATGGACAAGAATTCGAGGCTAAGACCAAATGCCACATTAATTATTACTCCGAGGCTGGTTTGCGAACGCTGGCAATTGCTTACCGTAAACTCAGTGTGGAAGAGTACAAAAAGTGGCATGAGGAATTTTTACTGGCCAAAAGTTCTGTCAATGCTGATCGTGATGCTATTGTGGATGAAACAGCTGAAAAAATTGAGAGAGATTTGATTCTTGTGGGTGCTACAGCTGTTGAGGACAGATTACAAAAGGGG GTTCCGGAGTGTATTAACAAGCTTGCTCAAGCTGGAATCAAGATATGGATTTTAACTGGTGATAAGTTGGAAACTGCAATTAACATAGG gtATGCATGCCAAGTACTGAGGAAATGTATGAAGCAAATTGTGATCACTCTGGATACTCCAGATATTGATGCCTTAAAAAAAGGAGAGAATAATGCCATTGAAAAG GCTTTACATGAAAGTGTTGCCAAGCAAATACGTGACGCACATTCTCAAGTTTCTGTGTTGAAAGGGAGTTCTGGTCTCTTTGCTCTCATTATTGATGGCAATTCTCTGGCTTTTGCTCTCTCGAGAAGTTTGGAGAACTTGTTTCTAGATCTGGCAGTTGATTGTGCATTTGTTATTTGTTGTCGGACTTCACCTAAACAAAAGGCCTTG GTCACTAGATTGGTGAAAAGGAGTACAAGGAAAACCACACTAGCAATTGGTGATGGGGCAAATGATGTTGGCATGCTTCAAGAGGCTGACATTGGCGTTGGAATTAGTGGAGTTGAGGGTAtgcag GCTGTGATGTCTAGCGATTTTGCAATAGCTCAATTTCGTTTTTTGGAGCGTTTGTTGCTAGTGCATGGGCATTGGTGTTACAGGCGGATTGCAGCCATG CCTGCTTATAATGATTGGTACATATCTTTCTACAATGTTGCCTTCACGTCTCTTCCTGTGATTGCTCTTGGGGTTTTTGATAAGGATGTTCCATCACGTATTTGCCTCAAG TTCCCTTCGTTGCACCAAGATGGTGTGCACAACATCTTTTTCAGCTGGCCTCGTATTCTAGGATGGATGCTTAATGGAGTTTGCAGTTCAGTCATAATTTACTACTTCACAACCAGTGCCATCCTGCAACAGCCATTCAACAAGGATGGTCATGGGGCAGGAACTGACATCCTTGGTGCAGCCATGTATACCTGTGTCGTGTGGACAGTAAATTGCCAGTTGGCACTGTGCCTCGGCTACTTCACATGGATCCATCACGTCTTCATCTGGGGCAGCATCTTCTTTtggtatatatttttaataatctaTGGTTCATTTCCTCCAACGATATCCACCACTGCATACCGGGTTTTCTTGGAAGCCTGTGCCCCAAGTCCCCTGTATTGGCTCAGCACACTCTTTGTTGTCATCTCAGCCCTATTGCCTTACTTTCTCTACTCGACATTCCAAAGAACATTCTTTCCAAAGTACTATAATATAATCCAGAGTGTACGGTTGGAGAATCATTGA
- the LOC105048145 gene encoding probable phospholipid-transporting ATPase 8 isoform X1 translates to MPGKRRRALHLCEMGSFPCARPPPAGDGGGGAGYSRVVYCNDPGCPEATQLDYPGNAISTTRYTVANFIPKSLFEQFRRVANVFFLIVGIVSFSPLAPYRAVSVLLPLIVVVGATMIKEAFEDWRRKKQDIEVNNRKVQVYDGTRAFYQTEWKKLRVGDIVKVEKDEFFPADLLFLSSSFDDGICYVETMNLDGETNLKRKQCLEVTTTLHNECSFHKFKALIRCEDPNEKLYSFIGTMQYQGAQYPLAPQQILLRDSKLRNTQHIYGVVIFTGHDTKVMQNAMDPPSKRSNIERRMDKIVYVLFSGLVLIASTGSIFFGIKTKGEISDRNYRWYIRPDKSSIYFDPSRVALAAFFHFLTSLMLYGCLIPISLYISIEIVKVLQSTFINQDREMYCEETDKPACARTSNLNEELGQVNTILSDKTGTLTCNSMEFVKCSIGGVGYGSGLSEAEEAVRRGSQYESSELKDPPISSEGYNCAAVTRKSVKGFNFKDDRLMNRQWIKEPQSDVIQKFFRILAICHTAIPLVNNSSGDISYEAESPDEAAFVTAARELGFQFYERTQTSISLHEFDPNIGRKVDRTYKLLNILEFSSTRKRMSVIVKTEEDQLLLFCKGADSVIFERLAKNGQEFEAKTKCHINYYSEAGLRTLAIAYRKLSVEEYKKWHEEFLLAKSSVNADRDAIVDETAEKIERDLILVGATAVEDRLQKGVPECINKLAQAGIKIWILTGDKLETAINIGYACQVLRKCMKQIVITLDTPDIDALKKGENNAIEKALHESVAKQIRDAHSQVSVLKGSSGLFALIIDGNSLAFALSRSLENLFLDLAVDCAFVICCRTSPKQKALVTRLVKRSTRKTTLAIGDGANDVGMLQEADIGVGISGVEGMQAVMSSDFAIAQFRFLERLLLVHGHWCYRRIAAMICYFFYKNITFGFILFWFEAHAFFSGQPAYNDWYISFYNVAFTSLPVIALGVFDKDVPSRICLKFPSLHQDGVHNIFFSWPRILGWMLNGVCSSVIIYYFTTSAILQQPFNKDGHGAGTDILGAAMYTCVVWTVNCQLALCLGYFTWIHHVFIWGSIFFWYIFLIIYGSFPPTISTTAYRVFLEACAPSPLYWLSTLFVVISALLPYFLYSTFQRTFFPKYYNIIQSVRLENH, encoded by the exons ATGCCGGGAAAGAGGCGGAGAGCGCTCCATCTCTGCGAGATGGGCTCGTTCCCCTGCGCCCGCCCTCCTCCGGCTGGCGACGGGGGCGGAGGAGCGGGCTACTCGAGGGTAGTATACTGCAACGATCCGGGGTGCCCGGAGGCGACGCAGCTCGACTACCCGGGGAATGCCATCTCCACCACCAGATATACGGTCGCCAACTTCATCCCCAAGTCCCTCTTCGAGCAGTTTCGGCGGGTGGCGAACGTGTTCTTCCTCATCGTCGGCATCGTCTCCTTCAGCCCCCTCGCCCCTTACCGGGCCGTCAGCGTCCTTTTGCCGCTTATCGTGGTCGTGGGGGCCACCATGATCAAGGAGGCCTTTGAGGACTGGCGGCGAAAGAAGCAG GATATAGAGGTCAATAATCGAAAGGTCCAAGTATATGATGGGACTCGTGCTTTTTACCAAACAGAATGGAAGAAGCTTAGAGTTGGAGATATTGTTAAAGTGGAGAAGGATGAGTTCTTCCCTGCTGATCTGCTCTTTCTTTCTTCAAGTTTCGATGATGGCATTTGTTATGTTGAGACCATGAACCTTGATGGAGAGACAAACTTAAAACGAAAACAATGTTTGGAGGTAACAACAACCTTGCACAATGAATGTTCTTTTCACAAATTTAAAGCATTAATCAGATGTGAAGATCCAAATGAAAAATTGTATTCTTTCATTGGGACTATGCAATATCAAGGTGCACAATATCCCCTTGCACCACAACAAATTCTTCTGAGAGATTCTAAACTCCGAAACACCCAGCATATATATGGTGTAGTGATTTTCACAGGACATGACACTAAGGTAATGCAGAATGCAATGGATCCTCCTTCCAAGAGGAGTAATATTGAGAGGAGAATGGACAAGATTGTATATGTTCTTTTTTCAGGTCTGGTTCTTATCGCTTCCACTGGATCCATCTTTTTTGGAATCAAAACTAAGGGAGAAATTAGTGATAGAAATTATAGGTGGTATATAAGACCAGATAAATCATCTATCTACTTTGATCCTAGCAGAGTAGCACTGGCTGCTTTCTTTCACTTTCTGACTAGCCTTATGTTGTATGGTTGCTTGATCCCAATCTCATTATATATATCGATAGAGATAGTTAAGGTCTTACAGAGTACCTTCATTAATCAAGACCGGGAGATGTATTGTGAGGAAACTGATAAGCCTGCATGTGCTCGCACATCAAATTTGAATGAGGAACTTGGACAGGTGAATACTATACTATCAGATAAAACTGGTACACTGACATGCAACTCGATGGAGTTTGTGAAATGTTCCATAGGTGGTGTTGGTTATGGCAGTGGTTTGAGTGAAGCAGAGGAGGCTGTAAGAAGAGGATCACAGTATGAGTCGTCTGAACTTAAAGATCCACCTATCAGTTCTGAGGGGTATAACTGTGCTGCAGTCACTAGAAAATCAGTCAAGGGATTCAACTTTAAAGATGATCGATTGATGAATCGGCAGTGGATTAAGGAACCACAGTCAGATGTTATACAGAAGTTCTTCCGCATACTAGCAATCTGTCATACTGCCATTCCTTTGGTAAATAATTCTTCAGGTGATATTTCTTATGAAGCTGAGTCCCCAGATGAAGCAGCTTTTGTGACGGCTGCAAGGGAACTTGGTTTTCAATTTTATGAAAGAACCCAGACAAGCATCTCATTGCATGAGTTTGATCCTAACATTGGCAGAAAAGTTGATAG GACTTATAAACTTCTTAATATCTTAGAATTTAGCAGCACTCGCAAGAGAATGTCTGTAATTGTGAAAACTGAAGAGGATCAGCTATTGCTTTTTTGCAAGGGAGCAGACAG TGTGATCTTTGAAAGGCTTGCCAAGAATGGACAAGAATTCGAGGCTAAGACCAAATGCCACATTAATTATTACTCCGAGGCTGGTTTGCGAACGCTGGCAATTGCTTACCGTAAACTCAGTGTGGAAGAGTACAAAAAGTGGCATGAGGAATTTTTACTGGCCAAAAGTTCTGTCAATGCTGATCGTGATGCTATTGTGGATGAAACAGCTGAAAAAATTGAGAGAGATTTGATTCTTGTGGGTGCTACAGCTGTTGAGGACAGATTACAAAAGGGG GTTCCGGAGTGTATTAACAAGCTTGCTCAAGCTGGAATCAAGATATGGATTTTAACTGGTGATAAGTTGGAAACTGCAATTAACATAGG gtATGCATGCCAAGTACTGAGGAAATGTATGAAGCAAATTGTGATCACTCTGGATACTCCAGATATTGATGCCTTAAAAAAAGGAGAGAATAATGCCATTGAAAAG GCTTTACATGAAAGTGTTGCCAAGCAAATACGTGACGCACATTCTCAAGTTTCTGTGTTGAAAGGGAGTTCTGGTCTCTTTGCTCTCATTATTGATGGCAATTCTCTGGCTTTTGCTCTCTCGAGAAGTTTGGAGAACTTGTTTCTAGATCTGGCAGTTGATTGTGCATTTGTTATTTGTTGTCGGACTTCACCTAAACAAAAGGCCTTG GTCACTAGATTGGTGAAAAGGAGTACAAGGAAAACCACACTAGCAATTGGTGATGGGGCAAATGATGTTGGCATGCTTCAAGAGGCTGACATTGGCGTTGGAATTAGTGGAGTTGAGGGTAtgcag GCTGTGATGTCTAGCGATTTTGCAATAGCTCAATTTCGTTTTTTGGAGCGTTTGTTGCTAGTGCATGGGCATTGGTGTTACAGGCGGATTGCAGCCATG ATATGCTACTTTTTCTACAAGAACATCACATTTGGCTTTATCCTTTTCTGGTTTGAGGCTCATGCTTTTTTCTCCGGACAGCCTGCTTATAATGATTGGTACATATCTTTCTACAATGTTGCCTTCACGTCTCTTCCTGTGATTGCTCTTGGGGTTTTTGATAAGGATGTTCCATCACGTATTTGCCTCAAG TTCCCTTCGTTGCACCAAGATGGTGTGCACAACATCTTTTTCAGCTGGCCTCGTATTCTAGGATGGATGCTTAATGGAGTTTGCAGTTCAGTCATAATTTACTACTTCACAACCAGTGCCATCCTGCAACAGCCATTCAACAAGGATGGTCATGGGGCAGGAACTGACATCCTTGGTGCAGCCATGTATACCTGTGTCGTGTGGACAGTAAATTGCCAGTTGGCACTGTGCCTCGGCTACTTCACATGGATCCATCACGTCTTCATCTGGGGCAGCATCTTCTTTtggtatatatttttaataatctaTGGTTCATTTCCTCCAACGATATCCACCACTGCATACCGGGTTTTCTTGGAAGCCTGTGCCCCAAGTCCCCTGTATTGGCTCAGCACACTCTTTGTTGTCATCTCAGCCCTATTGCCTTACTTTCTCTACTCGACATTCCAAAGAACATTCTTTCCAAAGTACTATAATATAATCCAGAGTGTACGGTTGGAGAATCATTGA
- the LOC140855363 gene encoding uncharacterized protein encodes MAIYLQKVKHLVRNLRYFEIFNILRIENARVDVLFRLAMTAYSSLGRTFMECLEQPSIDKNENVLQLTAEPSWMDPIIEYLSDGVLLEDPAEAKRTRWAAFQYVMMDGRLYKRSFSLPLLKCLGSTDADYALREIHEEIYGSHLGGKSLANKILRQGYYWPTMKKDATDLVQRCEPCQKYAKVHNQPASWLTFIVAL; translated from the coding sequence ATGGCAATATATCTTCAAAAGGTGAAACATCTTGTGAGGAATTTAAGATACTTCGAGATCTTTAACATACTCAGGATCGAGAATGCTCGAGTTGACGTACTTTTCAGATTGGCAATGACTGCTTACAGCTCGCTGGGCCGAACATTCATGGAGTGTCttgagcaaccgagcatcgacaaaAATGAAAATGTATTGCAGCTAACAGCCGAACctagttggatggatccgatcatcgaGTATTTGTCCGACGGAGTCCTCCTCGAGGATCCTGCAGAAGCAAAACGAACCCGATGGGCAGCTTTCCAATATGTGATGATGGATGGTCGTctctacaaaagatcattctcccttcccttacTGAAGTGCCTAGGATCGACCGATGCTGATTATGCACTTAGAGAAATACATGAAGAAATTTATGGAAGCCACTTGGGAGGTAAGTCCCTAGCCAATAAGATTTTGCGACAAggttactattggcccaccatgaaaaaagatgcgACTGACTTGGTCCAgaggtgcgaaccatgccagaaaTATGCCAAAGTACATAATCAACCCGCCAGTTGGCTAACGTTCATTGTCGCACTCTGA